The following are from one region of the Falsibacillus albus genome:
- a CDS encoding LuxR C-terminal-related transcriptional regulator has translation MENKIKELFSRGMELLLTYEKEFHLEWRLVKKELINRKFELLQQFDQMIQIGYEVAGGNESISIDQFTLSMATEWNKRFPVLENDGDAIFIITIIENTFHDILAKHKANLLDHQAIQSIFSRMTDQVLMTNQLELQSEKWLNLMLSTKIFPIHWMSIVHHQQGEYCVHRVVCRESSGTQDQLIHICEGLKGKQLSDLTLALGRLLTDSKEEGKMVHIPCMNDHLLLFMPVEAAVTDQQRDWFRSMYLRQIKLNHLRSELEWKDAALLYLQRLLHTSSSREAVEAISQGLVDYMPFKRCGLFIYSPNDERGIGVFGYNLEPRSIEQIRENIHQFPLLKKYFSLLSNSKPIYISDASEVLPEKYIQSYQLKSLVVVPIYVPTYNKLIGVALLDQGERSEFLVSTQTMSTLIKFGQYAGELLYQYWEDALKEFSIGHALLTPREKDVLRHISMGESINETAEALDLSSYTVRDYVSSIIQKMDARNRTEAAVKAIKMKII, from the coding sequence GTGGAAAATAAAATCAAGGAGTTATTTTCAAGGGGCATGGAACTGCTGTTAACATATGAAAAGGAATTTCACTTGGAATGGAGGTTAGTTAAGAAAGAGCTCATCAATCGAAAATTTGAGCTTCTTCAACAATTTGACCAGATGATTCAAATCGGCTACGAGGTAGCAGGAGGAAATGAGTCGATTTCCATCGATCAGTTTACGCTCTCTATGGCAACCGAGTGGAATAAACGATTTCCTGTATTAGAGAATGATGGGGATGCAATCTTTATCATCACGATCATTGAAAATACATTTCACGATATTTTGGCCAAGCATAAGGCGAACTTACTCGACCATCAAGCCATCCAGTCCATCTTTTCACGGATGACCGACCAGGTGCTGATGACGAACCAGCTTGAATTGCAATCTGAAAAGTGGCTGAATCTCATGCTTTCGACTAAAATCTTTCCGATCCACTGGATGTCGATCGTCCATCATCAACAAGGGGAGTACTGTGTTCATCGGGTCGTTTGTAGAGAGAGTAGCGGTACCCAAGATCAGCTCATCCATATTTGCGAAGGGCTGAAGGGAAAACAACTAAGCGATCTTACCCTTGCACTCGGCAGATTATTGACGGATTCAAAAGAGGAAGGGAAGATGGTCCACATCCCTTGCATGAATGACCATTTACTACTGTTCATGCCGGTGGAAGCAGCAGTCACCGACCAGCAGCGCGATTGGTTCAGGAGTATGTATTTACGGCAAATCAAACTTAACCATTTGAGATCCGAATTGGAATGGAAGGATGCCGCTCTATTATACTTGCAAAGGCTGCTGCATACGAGCAGCTCCCGTGAAGCGGTCGAAGCCATTTCGCAAGGCCTGGTTGATTATATGCCCTTTAAGCGATGTGGGCTATTCATATACTCCCCCAATGATGAAAGAGGAATTGGCGTGTTCGGTTATAACCTGGAACCGCGATCAATCGAGCAAATCAGGGAAAACATTCACCAATTTCCATTATTGAAGAAATATTTTTCCCTGCTTTCAAATTCAAAACCCATCTACATTTCCGATGCCTCAGAAGTGTTGCCTGAAAAATACATTCAGTCCTACCAATTGAAATCTTTAGTCGTCGTTCCGATCTATGTCCCGACCTACAATAAATTGATCGGGGTTGCCCTGTTGGACCAGGGAGAACGTTCTGAATTTTTGGTCTCGACACAGACCATGTCCACATTGATCAAGTTCGGTCAATACGCCGGTGAACTGCTTTATCAATATTGGGAGGATGCACTCAAGGAATTTTCCATTGGCCATGCCCTTTTGACACCTCGTGAAAAAGATGTGCTCAGGCACATTTCCATGGGTGAATCCATCAACGAAACGGCAGAAGCATTGGACCTCAGCAGCTACACAGTTAGAGACTATGTTTCATCCATCATTCAAAAGATGGATGCCAGAAACAGGACAGAAGCCGCTGTCAAAGCGATTAAAATGAAAATCATATGA
- a CDS encoding iron-containing alcohol dehydrogenase — MNQFTFYNPTKLIFGKDQLGELKNELPQYGNKVLLVYGGGSIKRSGLYDQVISTLKEMDAEVFELAGVEPNPRVSTARKGVEICKNEGIDVLLAVGGGSVIDCTKLIAAGAKYDGDPWDLVTKKAIAKEALPFGTVLTLAATGSEMNAGSVITNWETNEKYGWGSPATFPKFSILDPQNTFTVPKDHTIYGMVDMMSHVFEQYFNNADNTPVQDRMCEGVLNTVKETAPKMVEDLENYELRETILYAGNIALNGMLQMGYRGDWATHNIEHAVSAVYDIPHAGGLAILFPNWMKHNLKVDPARFKQLAVNVFGVDSEGKSDEEAGLEGIEKLREFWSSIGAPSRLADYDIDDSRLDEIADKAMANGEFGNFTKLNRDDVLAILRASL, encoded by the coding sequence ATGAATCAATTTACATTTTACAACCCAACAAAATTAATTTTTGGAAAAGATCAGTTAGGCGAATTAAAAAATGAATTGCCCCAATATGGAAATAAAGTTCTTTTAGTATACGGCGGCGGAAGCATCAAAAGAAGCGGTCTATACGATCAAGTCATTTCGACATTGAAGGAAATGGATGCAGAAGTATTCGAGCTAGCCGGGGTTGAACCGAACCCGCGTGTTTCTACAGCACGAAAAGGCGTTGAAATCTGCAAAAATGAAGGGATCGATGTACTTTTGGCGGTTGGCGGCGGAAGCGTCATCGACTGCACAAAGCTGATTGCAGCGGGAGCTAAATACGACGGCGATCCTTGGGATTTAGTTACGAAGAAGGCAATTGCCAAAGAAGCACTTCCGTTTGGTACAGTGTTGACATTGGCTGCCACTGGGTCGGAAATGAACGCAGGATCCGTTATCACAAACTGGGAGACGAATGAAAAGTATGGCTGGGGAAGTCCTGCAACATTCCCTAAGTTCTCGATCCTCGATCCTCAAAACACGTTCACAGTGCCTAAAGACCACACCATTTATGGAATGGTCGATATGATGTCACACGTTTTTGAACAATACTTCAATAATGCGGACAATACACCGGTCCAGGACCGTATGTGTGAAGGCGTCCTGAACACTGTGAAGGAAACGGCTCCTAAAATGGTCGAAGATCTTGAAAATTATGAACTGCGCGAAACGATTCTTTATGCAGGAAATATCGCCTTGAATGGAATGCTCCAAATGGGCTACCGCGGCGACTGGGCGACGCACAACATAGAACATGCTGTATCTGCCGTCTACGATATCCCGCATGCCGGGGGATTGGCCATCCTATTCCCGAACTGGATGAAGCATAATCTGAAAGTGGACCCAGCAAGATTCAAACAGCTTGCCGTTAATGTTTTCGGCGTCGATTCTGAAGGAAAAAGCGATGAAGAAGCAGGGTTGGAAGGAATCGAGAAACTCCGTGAATTCTGGAGCTCCATCGGCGCACCATCCCGTCTGGCTGACTATGACATCGATGACAGCAGACTGGATGAAATTGCTGATAAGGCAATGGCAAACGGCGAATTCGGCAACTTCACGAAGCTGAACCGAGACGACGTGTTGGCCATTTTGCGTGCATCATTATAA
- a CDS encoding YugN-like family protein, translated as MIEIDSNIEGKHYQLYKLEQLMKPLGYDIGGNWDYDHGYFDYKIDDEVGYQFLRVPFTAVDGQLDSQGVTVKLGKPYLLSHKYQRGLDDHANIFNVSASFNQFQEPVDKDASFPKQYIQVGKDLVKELEQTLI; from the coding sequence ATGATTGAGATTGATTCAAATATTGAAGGCAAACATTATCAATTATATAAGCTTGAGCAGTTGATGAAGCCGCTTGGCTATGATATCGGCGGCAACTGGGATTATGATCATGGCTATTTTGATTATAAGATCGACGATGAGGTAGGCTATCAATTTTTGCGCGTTCCATTTACTGCGGTTGACGGACAGCTGGATTCGCAGGGCGTCACCGTAAAATTAGGGAAGCCGTATCTGCTTTCCCATAAATATCAGCGGGGGCTGGATGACCATGCGAATATATTCAATGTGTCCGCTTCATTCAACCAATTCCAGGAGCCGGTGGACAAGGATGCCAGTTTTCCAAAGCAATATATTCAAGTTGGCAAAGATTTAGTGAAGGAATTGGAACAGACGCTAATCTGA
- a CDS encoding DUF378 domain-containing protein, giving the protein MSGIQRIALVLTIIGAINWGLIGFFQFDLVAAIFGGQGAALSRIIYGLVGIAGLINLGLLFKPNEELEREPEARTTR; this is encoded by the coding sequence ATGAGTGGAATTCAACGTATAGCACTAGTACTTACCATAATCGGAGCGATCAACTGGGGATTAATTGGATTTTTCCAATTTGACTTGGTAGCAGCTATCTTCGGTGGTCAAGGTGCTGCACTTTCTCGTATCATTTATGGCTTAGTGGGAATTGCCGGGCTTATCAACCTTGGTCTATTATTTAAGCCGAATGAAGAGCTTGAGCGTGAACCAGAAGCACGTACTACACGCTAA
- a CDS encoding potassium channel family protein, with the protein MSAQLYQHFLRWPLIWRVFSMALASILLFGFAIHMIEPKTFPTFFDGVWWAIITASTVGYGDYTPHTTYGRITGMLLILLGAGFLSTYFVTLAAATVNTQNSLKKGMTEFVGSNQMIIVGWNERSREIINQLLKMKNGRQVVLIDDSLGENPFQQPQVHFIKGKPYIDTVMEKAKIHDSSLLLITADQNTNEIQADMNSILTLLAAKGMKPDLYCVVEILTSEQVKNAKRAGADEVIQTNKQTSYVMMNSLISHGMSTTLLTLLNQLKGSNLRFIELDPQWEGKTFIQISSHLLQHKILLLGIKREEETKINPPSDEMLHAGDHLLVVSD; encoded by the coding sequence TTGAGTGCACAACTTTATCAGCATTTTTTGCGCTGGCCGCTCATCTGGAGAGTCTTCAGCATGGCACTGGCTTCCATTCTTCTGTTTGGCTTTGCCATTCATATGATTGAGCCGAAGACCTTCCCCACTTTTTTCGATGGGGTTTGGTGGGCAATCATCACTGCTTCAACGGTTGGTTATGGAGATTACACTCCTCATACAACATATGGAAGAATCACAGGTATGCTGCTGATTTTGCTAGGCGCCGGATTCCTGTCGACGTATTTTGTGACGCTGGCTGCGGCAACAGTGAATACTCAAAATTCACTAAAAAAAGGAATGACTGAGTTTGTGGGGAGCAATCAAATGATCATCGTCGGATGGAATGAGCGTTCACGTGAAATTATCAATCAACTATTAAAAATGAAAAACGGCCGGCAAGTCGTCCTCATCGATGACTCACTGGGAGAGAATCCTTTCCAGCAGCCACAGGTCCACTTCATTAAGGGAAAGCCCTATATCGATACAGTCATGGAGAAAGCAAAAATCCACGACTCCAGCCTGCTGTTGATAACAGCGGACCAAAACACCAATGAAATCCAAGCAGACATGAATTCCATTCTCACCTTGTTGGCTGCCAAAGGGATGAAACCGGACCTTTATTGCGTCGTGGAAATCCTGACTTCGGAGCAAGTCAAAAATGCCAAACGTGCTGGGGCGGACGAAGTCATCCAGACGAACAAGCAAACCAGCTACGTGATGATGAACAGCTTGATCTCCCATGGGATGTCCACTACATTGCTGACATTATTGAATCAATTAAAAGGAAGCAATTTGCGGTTCATTGAATTGGATCCTCAATGGGAAGGAAAAACATTCATCCAAATCAGCTCCCATCTGCTGCAACATAAAATCTTGCTTTTGGGAATCAAGAGAGAGGAAGAAACGAAAATTAACCCGCCCTCGGACGAAATGCTTCATGCCGGGGACCATCTGCTTGTCGTTTCAGATTAG
- a CDS encoding DUF6230 family protein encodes MREKRQSVQVKGKTNKKVFWTSFISGIMLLAVLLVSIGLSGVAYAVPLAGVGDFYVEFDKLEGTGYTFYPKMGETSSEASAPEGTNLIDKLTITNLKLYKDFKVGDQWIRVKITASKPVQITGLQQDASLIQANAQFSDLVLKENYSNDWTKQFKQTSSKITLGSAKLKTHYLFQKTINMNGMKLTVEKIDKK; translated from the coding sequence TTGAGGGAGAAAAGGCAGTCTGTGCAAGTTAAGGGGAAAACAAATAAAAAAGTATTTTGGACTTCATTCATTTCAGGAATCATGCTTTTAGCCGTCCTGCTCGTATCGATCGGTCTGTCAGGTGTGGCATATGCAGTCCCATTGGCTGGTGTGGGGGATTTTTATGTTGAGTTTGACAAACTGGAAGGAACGGGATATACGTTTTATCCGAAAATGGGTGAAACAAGCAGCGAAGCATCCGCTCCGGAAGGTACGAACCTCATAGACAAGCTGACGATAACAAATCTTAAGCTTTATAAAGATTTCAAGGTTGGCGACCAGTGGATCAGGGTAAAGATTACCGCTTCAAAACCTGTACAAATAACAGGTCTTCAGCAGGATGCCAGCTTGATTCAGGCAAATGCCCAATTCAGCGACTTGGTCTTGAAAGAAAACTACAGCAATGATTGGACGAAGCAATTCAAGCAAACCTCTTCAAAAATCACCTTGGGGAGCGCAAAATTGAAAACGCATTATTTATTCCAGAAGACCATTAATATGAATGGGATGAAGTTAACGGTTGAAAAAATAGATAAAAAATAG
- a CDS encoding glucose-6-phosphate isomerase, translated as MTHIKFDYSKALSFFGEHELTYLRDAVKVAHHSLHEKTGAGSDFLGWVDLPVDYDKEEFSRIQKASEKIKSDSDILLVIGIGGSYLGARAAIEMLNHSFYNTLAKEDRKTPQVFFVGNNISSTYMKDLMDVLKEKDFSINVISKSGTTTEPALAFRIFRKLLEEKYGKEEAKSRIYATTDKAKGALKTLATEEGYESFVIPDDVGGRYSVLTAVGLLPIAVSGVSIEEMMKGAEKAREDFSHSELEENLAYQYAAVRNVLYNKGKTIEMLINYEPGLQYFAEWWKQLFGESEGKDQKGIYPSSANFSTDLHSLGQYVQEGRRDLFETIVKVKDARHEITIEEESNDLDGLNYLAGETVDFVNNKAFEGTLLAHTDGGVPNLVVEIPAMDAYTFGYLVYFFEKACALSGYLLGVNPFDQPGVEAYKVNMFALLGKPGFEEKKAELEKRLK; from the coding sequence ATGACACATATTAAGTTTGATTATTCCAAAGCTCTTTCGTTTTTTGGCGAACATGAACTTACATATTTACGTGATGCAGTGAAGGTCGCTCATCATTCCCTGCACGAAAAAACGGGTGCAGGAAGTGACTTTTTAGGATGGGTCGATCTTCCGGTTGATTACGACAAAGAAGAATTCTCCCGCATCCAGAAAGCTTCTGAGAAAATCAAAAGTGATTCCGATATCCTGCTGGTAATCGGAATCGGCGGTTCATATCTCGGAGCCCGTGCAGCGATTGAAATGCTGAACCACAGTTTTTACAATACTCTTGCAAAAGAAGATCGCAAAACACCGCAAGTCTTCTTTGTCGGGAATAACATCAGCTCCACATATATGAAGGACTTGATGGACGTGTTGAAAGAGAAGGATTTCTCAATCAATGTCATTTCCAAATCAGGGACGACTACGGAACCTGCCTTGGCCTTCCGCATTTTCCGCAAACTGCTTGAAGAAAAGTATGGGAAGGAAGAGGCGAAGAGCCGCATTTACGCTACAACAGATAAAGCAAAAGGTGCATTGAAAACATTGGCTACCGAAGAAGGGTATGAGTCTTTTGTGATTCCTGACGATGTCGGTGGACGGTATTCTGTACTTACTGCTGTCGGTCTTCTTCCGATTGCCGTGAGCGGTGTGAGCATCGAAGAGATGATGAAAGGCGCTGAGAAGGCACGCGAGGATTTCAGCCACTCAGAGCTTGAAGAAAACCTTGCATACCAATATGCAGCTGTCAGAAATGTCCTTTATAATAAAGGAAAAACGATCGAGATGCTTATTAACTATGAACCAGGGTTGCAATACTTCGCTGAATGGTGGAAGCAATTATTCGGCGAGAGTGAAGGAAAAGACCAAAAAGGCATTTATCCTTCCTCTGCGAACTTTTCAACGGACCTACATTCCCTTGGACAATATGTTCAAGAAGGGCGCAGGGATCTGTTTGAAACAATCGTCAAAGTCAAGGATGCCCGCCATGAAATCACGATCGAAGAAGAAAGCAATGATCTTGATGGCTTGAATTATTTGGCTGGTGAAACTGTGGATTTCGTCAACAACAAAGCATTTGAAGGCACTCTTCTTGCCCATACAGACGGTGGTGTTCCGAACCTTGTCGTTGAAATCCCGGCAATGGATGCCTATACGTTTGGATACTTGGTATATTTCTTCGAGAAAGCTTGTGCCTTAAGCGGATACCTGCTCGGTGTAAATCCGTTTGATCAACCAGGTGTTGAAGCATATAAAGTGAATATGTTTGCATTATTAGGAAAGCCTGGATTCGAAGAGAAGAAAGCAGAATTGGAAAAAAGATTGAAATAA
- a CDS encoding endonuclease, with product MENKKLLRKLSKIVLASSLIVPFSTFASIHTTHAETPADPAPYINPTVTANGKKILFDNTHGQTAGAADWVINGGFSDFGNALAGKGYYVKELRKSNPITLDDLKEYDAFVIGEANIPYKASEQQAMLDYVEQGGSIFFIADHYNADRNKNRWDASEVFNGYRRGAWDNPAKGMSTEEANSAAMQNVTSSDWLSDNFGIRFRYNALGDITANNIVAPDQSFGITEGVSTVAMHAGSTLAITDPAKAKGIVYLPKTDVSWGYAVDQGVYAGGGVDEGPFVAISKVGKGKAAFIGDSSPVEDASPKYLREENGSTKTTYDGFKEQNDGTLLVNLMNWLSTKEDYTGFDQVDGLTLDQPTKLLAFETPENSTEPQAEPWAAPDAGYKWYDPSTFAAGSYGSTKVATQPAYSFVHQSVLPNAEEFQIRVSLDNLQPNETVSGLKVGMYLDGGSQIGEFKLDESAPWPTTYGYSEEFSVTADKDGHAFKDLTVRVKDGVAGNANLRLKSGSKSVVTETVTIDDVPAEPLPDEQGPQLPDQISIGDARAASPNGLVTVDGVITSEPGVFGGQGFYLQDETGGIYVFQQGSGFHKGDKVKLTGTTSLYNGELELSDLINVEKEGTADLPSAKTVPAIDDSNQGQYVKLENVQISDLPESAGGTFQFNVVSDDGSSTLVRVDSRTGVSLDELLQSYKNGDYINISGISSVFKGTYQLKPLSLDDFELADTTAPVINDLTDLAIYPYEGFSQEATASDDQSGVDSITVSLDGKEIANPINIEPLSLSLGDHTIKVSAKDNAGNISEKEFTLTVKMDARHIGDLLKYMHSHGYSPREIVLYLLSLLKSL from the coding sequence ATGGAAAATAAAAAATTATTGAGAAAACTTTCCAAGATAGTATTGGCTTCATCTTTGATCGTACCATTTTCGACGTTTGCATCCATTCATACCACTCATGCGGAAACACCTGCAGATCCGGCACCTTACATAAATCCGACTGTAACAGCGAATGGAAAGAAAATTTTATTTGACAATACCCACGGCCAGACAGCGGGGGCTGCCGACTGGGTGATCAACGGCGGCTTTTCAGACTTCGGTAACGCTTTGGCCGGCAAGGGCTATTATGTCAAGGAACTGCGGAAATCCAATCCGATCACGCTGGATGACCTGAAGGAATACGATGCATTTGTCATCGGGGAGGCGAATATCCCTTATAAAGCATCGGAACAGCAGGCGATGCTTGACTACGTGGAGCAGGGCGGAAGCATATTCTTCATTGCCGATCACTACAATGCTGACCGCAACAAAAACCGCTGGGATGCATCAGAAGTTTTTAACGGGTATCGACGTGGTGCCTGGGACAACCCTGCGAAAGGAATGTCGACGGAAGAAGCGAATTCAGCTGCGATGCAAAATGTGACAAGCTCCGACTGGCTATCCGATAACTTCGGCATCCGCTTCCGCTACAACGCGCTTGGTGACATCACGGCGAACAACATCGTTGCACCGGATCAGTCCTTCGGGATCACAGAAGGTGTAAGCACGGTTGCCATGCATGCGGGTTCGACATTGGCGATTACTGACCCGGCGAAGGCAAAGGGAATTGTTTACTTGCCGAAAACAGATGTTAGCTGGGGTTATGCCGTGGACCAAGGGGTCTATGCCGGCGGCGGCGTCGATGAAGGTCCATTTGTGGCAATTTCCAAAGTCGGAAAAGGAAAAGCGGCATTCATCGGTGATTCTTCCCCAGTCGAGGATGCTTCACCTAAATACTTGCGCGAAGAAAACGGCTCGACAAAAACGACATATGACGGCTTCAAGGAACAAAACGACGGGACGCTGTTAGTCAATTTAATGAACTGGCTTTCCACTAAAGAAGATTACACCGGCTTCGATCAAGTTGATGGCTTGACCCTGGATCAGCCGACAAAGCTGCTTGCTTTTGAAACACCGGAAAATTCAACGGAACCTCAAGCTGAACCATGGGCAGCACCTGATGCAGGATATAAATGGTACGATCCATCCACCTTTGCAGCGGGATCATATGGTTCAACAAAGGTAGCTACACAGCCTGCCTACTCATTTGTTCATCAAAGTGTACTGCCAAATGCAGAGGAATTCCAAATCCGCGTATCGCTTGATAACCTGCAGCCAAACGAAACGGTTTCAGGGTTGAAGGTAGGAATGTACCTGGATGGCGGGAGTCAAATCGGGGAATTCAAGCTTGATGAAAGCGCTCCATGGCCGACCACTTATGGCTACAGTGAGGAATTCTCTGTCACTGCTGACAAAGATGGACATGCGTTTAAAGATTTGACTGTCAGAGTGAAAGATGGTGTCGCCGGGAATGCCAACTTAAGGCTTAAATCCGGCTCCAAAAGTGTGGTTACCGAAACGGTCACCATCGATGACGTTCCTGCAGAACCGCTTCCGGATGAGCAAGGGCCGCAGCTACCCGATCAAATTTCGATCGGCGATGCAAGGGCAGCCTCTCCAAATGGCTTGGTTACAGTGGATGGCGTCATCACATCCGAACCCGGCGTCTTCGGGGGACAAGGCTTCTATCTCCAGGATGAAACTGGCGGAATCTATGTATTCCAGCAGGGAAGCGGCTTCCATAAGGGGGACAAGGTGAAGTTGACGGGTACTACCTCTTTATATAACGGAGAACTGGAACTATCAGATTTAATCAATGTTGAGAAAGAAGGAACTGCAGATTTACCATCAGCCAAGACGGTTCCTGCCATTGATGATTCCAATCAGGGTCAGTATGTAAAATTGGAGAATGTTCAAATTTCAGACCTCCCGGAATCAGCAGGCGGAACATTTCAATTCAATGTCGTTTCGGATGATGGCTCCAGCACGCTGGTAAGAGTGGATAGCCGTACCGGCGTTTCATTGGATGAACTCCTTCAATCCTACAAAAATGGGGATTATATCAATATTTCAGGAATCTCCTCTGTATTCAAAGGGACTTATCAATTAAAGCCGCTAAGCCTGGATGATTTTGAATTGGCAGATACGACTGCACCTGTCATCAACGACTTGACTGATTTAGCGATCTATCCGTATGAGGGCTTCAGTCAAGAAGCAACAGCTTCGGATGACCAAAGCGGCGTCGATAGCATCACTGTTTCATTGGATGGAAAGGAAATTGCCAATCCAATCAACATCGAGCCCCTTTCATTATCATTGGGTGATCACACCATCAAAGTGTCCGCTAAGGACAATGCGGGGAACATTTCCGAAAAGGAATTCACCTTGACTGTTAAAATGGATGCAAGGCATATCGGCGATTTGCTGAAATACATGCACAGTCACGGCTACAGCCCGCGTGAAATTGTCCTTTATTTATTGTCATTGCTTAAATCGCTTTAA
- a CDS encoding DUF6114 domain-containing protein produces the protein MRFKSWRQSRPLWGSVITIISGLMILWVPLNLYLSTFLPGSIAVIGLLFGGLITMIGLLALFFPQSAKILGIFTMFLSVLSVIGALGGFLVGTIFGLIGGSALIAWRMGSTDPDEDDSVHVTEDPVRAG, from the coding sequence ATGAGGTTTAAATCTTGGAGGCAATCGAGGCCGTTATGGGGATCCGTCATAACCATTATTAGTGGCTTGATGATTTTGTGGGTACCCTTAAATCTATATTTGAGTACATTTCTCCCGGGTTCCATCGCCGTGATCGGTTTACTGTTTGGCGGACTTATTACGATGATTGGCCTGCTGGCACTATTTTTCCCTCAGTCAGCAAAGATCTTAGGCATTTTTACGATGTTTTTATCTGTTTTATCCGTCATTGGCGCCTTGGGTGGATTCTTGGTCGGTACCATTTTCGGATTGATAGGCGGCTCTGCTTTGATTGCTTGGAGAATGGGATCAACAGATCCTGATGAAGATGATTCTGTTCATGTAACCGAAGACCCAGTAAGAGCAGGTTGA